The genomic DNA TATCGCCGTTGATGGTTTCTCCGCAAACGGACCGACACTGCTTTGTACCGCCGTTGCTGCTTTCTGCGCAAACGGACCGACTGCCTCGGTTGTACCCTTCGTCCAAAGGGGCTCTGACCATTGTTGGGATACTGAGGGGAGCTATGGGaaccgtccacatcgaggctagaacaaccgcaCGAGCAaaagagacaccacactcttacccaaaaccttaagacaatgggtttatgggtcctcttacttataaggtgttcaacctttactcttttatccgATTTGACACCACATCATTGACGGTAGTTGATCACGGTGTTCGGTGGCGGAGCTACATCGTCCGGTCATATTCCATCGcaatcattattattaataaaataataaataataaagtaaacaaattaaatgaaaaaactagtttttaaatgataaataaaattatttttatttattgaattattttttagaggGTGTTATTaaactttctctcttttttcacTCACTacttacaatatatatatatatatatatatatatatatatatatatatatatatggatttgctagaacacacccactagtttttatgtgggagtgttttaacaagttataactaaaaagttaataaatagacattaaggtgtatgttgctataacacaccttctaaaaaaacaagtgggtgtgttctagcaaatcctataggcatttgctagaatacacccacttattttttagaaggagtattttagcaagtgaataactaaaaagtggttaaatacaccttaaggtgtagctttgctaaaatactcccacataaaaactagtgggtgtgttctagcaaaccccatatatatatatatatatatatatatgatttgctAGAATTTAGCAAGctttaaggtgtatttaactattttttagttataacttgctaaaacacatcttctaaaaaataagtgggtatATCTTAACAAATGcttataggagttgctaacatacacccacttatttttttagaaagtgtgttttagcaacattcaccttaaggtgtatttaacaactttttagttatatatttgCCAAAACAcactttaataaaaattaatgggcgtatcctagcaaacccatatatatatatttcttttttagagGTACACGTACGTTGTTATTTAGTTATCACTGAAAAACCTTTTTAAATATCTATGTGCTGAAATATGATTTGGGTggcatttcacattggaaggtATAAAACATTcccaccataaaaaaatttactttaaccattaaattaaatgaagaaCACAGTTTTATCATACACTTTCAATACTAGATTATTTCTTTTTCCACCTTCAACCACCCTTCTCTCTCCTTCCTCCCCACCACAGCAACATCAAACAACATGTAAAAATTCTATAAGCTGTAAAAATTGATCTTATACTTCTTGATTAAAAAATCAAGAGACCCATCTGGTGGtgattacatttaatttaatttgttaaactATTACATGCTTATGATGGTCTCACTCATGTCCAATGTGTACTTCAGTGTACTGTGTTGGTGTTTTATAGGAGAGATATGACTAATCACTGTATATAAAAGGTTTGAAGGGTTGGTATATAAATTGAGTATTAGAAGTGAACACTTGTTGAAATACAGTACTAGATATTCTATTTTTGTTGCTATTTGATACTCATTATAGTTAATTTTCACAAGAGCATTACCAATTTGCTTCTAAGTTGGTTAGAAACACAGCAGGACACAAACCTTTTTGTTGCTCGGAATAGAAGAAAACATCCGGTGGTGAGTTAGATGTTGCTGGTGGTGGGGAGGAAGGAGAGAGAAGAGTGGTGGaaggtgtaaaaaaaaaaaaaaattctagtgtTAGTAAGTAGTGTATGATAAGATTGTGTTCTGAAATTAATCTAACCACTAAATTACACTTTCTCTTGATTTGTTACTTGCATAAAACTTTTTAAGACTGCAATTAAACCATGCAGTACTTATTCCAAAACATGCATATTTTATCACCCTTTGTGTTACCCAAATGGGATACCATAGCATCAGATTAATGCACAATGCACCGTTAAAATGAATGACAAAACTACAGAATATTTGGTtcaatattattaattgattattttcctaagaaaacaaagttaaaatgaatctcatatgaaaatgaaatgcTTATTGAATCTGattcctttttaaaattttctcctGCCGTGTAATTAAAATTCCATTTTGTTACAAGTTGTACTGCACTATTAGTTCATTTCCTATGAGATCATCAACATTCACTCACCGATGTATCTATAAATACATTTGCATAAGCTACATAATTTATACATTTCAACTAAGGTttgattttatcatttcttaaaaaaacatggCTAATAACCATCAACCCTCACTTCGACCATGGTCGCGCTTTGCCTCATTGCGCTCTGTCACTGAGGCAAAGGGCAGAACACCTGAACCTTCTTCAGCACAAAATGTAGCTGATCCCTCTCTCGAAACATCCCAATCCCAACAAAAAAACACTTCCTTTATTCTCAACAATTCAAATTCGAATGCCGCAAAatctcaaccaacaacaacagaaCATATTCATATCCCAAACTCAAAAATCGAAAATTCTAATGTCAATGGAAATGATTCATTGCAAAAGGTTCCTAACAAAAATTGTTCTTCTGATTCTGAGGAGTACTCAGGTATAAGGAAGATAACAATTGGTGGTGAAAACAAAGGTGCTTGTATGAAAATAATCCAAACTAGGAAAAAACCAAATCAACTTCACAAAATGGAAAATTTAAAGATCAAAGGCTATGATGATCAAAGTAAGAAAGTAAGAACAATATCTTCACCACCAATGGTTGGTGTGTACATGAATAGCAATGTGCAGTGTGTGAATAATTCATTGTTATTACATGCTTCTTGTACCCACCATGATCCAGGGGTGCAACTTACACTTTCAAAGAAGCCATTTGGTAAAGGCTATATCAAGTGGTAGTGAAATTAATTGATTTGGAGGCGGTGTTTCAAGTATTGTTATGGTTTATAGTATTGTTACAAGTAGTAGTGAAATAATCTATCTTTTGCATTGGAATCTGTTGTGTTTTCTACTATACTAATATGGTTTATAGTATTGTTAATGGCGAGTTTATGGCCCATTTACCTTATGCTCCATTTAGTTTATTTAGGGTCATGAATGAaagaaatatgataaaaaaattcgaGGGttgagatttaaaaataaattaaacatgtattttttttaataaaatataattttaaaagtcaTAACACTTTCCCTCTTTTCACCTTCCTCGTCAGaaataaccaaaaataaaaaacttttccTCTACCCTCTCATCACCTTCAAGATCCATCGATCGTACCGTCGTTCATCCCGATCGCAGCCGTTCATCCCTCAATAACAAGATCACTCCTCTCCCGTCTTCTTTTCATTGCCCCTTCTTCCTCTAACCGTTGTCTCACCGCtgctatttcttttttatttggtttttgcATCTCTTTTGATCtgtattttaaaatcatcacatattaatttatttttaaacttcaacccttgaatttttttatcaatgtctTTCATTGACCCTAAATGGACTAAATGGAGCATGAGATAAATGGAGTATACCTGATCTCGTTAATAGCATGAGATTTCTTGTCATTTTCCTTCAAGTTACATTCAAAGTATTTATGTTCTTACCACCCATATTTTATTGGTTTGTTATTTCTGGTGGTATCATAGTGAAATATTCATAGAATCCAATTCAAGCAGCAGTTTTGCAAAGCACTTGTAAGTAGCAACCTATATATGTTATCTTAAGGTCGTACAACTTTTAATGTGAAGGAGAGTTTGGATAAAATCGTAGCCCTCTAACAAACTACAGAATAACCAAAACTATTTAAACTACACATAACATATATGTGTGATCAAAactattttgtaacaaaaaaaggtCATAAAACCATTGTAGAATACTTAAGAATTAAACAACAAAGGTAAAGAAACAGACGGAGAGTGAGAGAGATTACGATAAGGATTTCCATGGGATTTTGATGGtttcttttaacaaatattttatatcttctccttcaacataatatttcttattttaaataagtcgtttgattttcaaaaaaattacaagatgTTTGGAGTATGAGATTACTTAGCAAAATGTAATCTACTACGACTGTGGTTTGATGGAATCATCGGTACTTTGTTTACATTTTGCATATTGTCGGTATTTGCATGATAACTCTAAATTTCATAAGCATGATTCAATTGAAATGTTggattcaattttaaaaattagaaaaatcaaGGGACCAAAATCGTGAATTTAAAAATTGGAGgactaaaatccaaaaattgattaaatgggggactaaaattgcaattaaatctaaaaagtaTTACTAATTAATAATCATATGTGACAAATCATCTCAATgcttatttaatattttgtacTAGATAATTTTGTACTAATCCAGTCATCTCATATATGCCCTTTTTCCTTCATTGAATCTCTTCTGTTAATAATATCATAACGCAACTAGATATTTTAAATTGAGCTGCTTatagaaaacatttttttaatgctCAGAAAACTTGTTGGTTGAAGCAAAATGCAAGTTGGGAGAATTTAATTTTGGCTATGGAGAGGGATTGCAATGTATTAGAATATTAATCAATAACTGGCTTGTAACTAAAAGTTAGTtatgtttatttcaaaatttgttagttAGTTAGATAGCTTGTTCTACAAGCAAGTAATATTGTGTCTATAAAAGGCTTTGTATTGTGAAACTTCAAGTCTTAATGAGAGTACACAATTCATAGAAATCATTATATTCTTCTCTTTTCATATTTTCTATTATATTCTTGTTATTTCTCAATCTTACTCACAACTGTTTATTTCAATAAGCACTTTTGCGCATCAGAAACATAGTTTCTACTCTAACACAATGAAGTCtcaaattctttatttttaatttgtagttttttcctttaaaaatagaagaaattaggtccaaaatcaaatggcacaataaaaagaaaattgccCTTCTCCCATCAAGATTTGCTCACTCCTATACAAACTGATGAAAATACCcccagcgtgacttaagtcacccTGGGATTAAAACCTGAGTGGGTTAAGTCACTCTGCGATACAACATACGTGATTTAAGTCACGCTCGATActttcaacgtgagttaactcagaGTGACTTAACTCACTCGGGTTGTAACTCAGGGTGACTTAACTCACCCAGATTGTAATCTCAtagtgacttaactcacgctgggaTTACAACCTgagtgagttaagtcacgctgagGATATTTTCGTCAGTTTGTATGAGAGTAAGCAAATCTTGATggaagaagagcaattttcaataaaaaaaacatgttggattgatttatcaaaataaatagaaaaagattTTCTTTTCCAACCCTCTGTCCTCGCGCATCctccaaaatttcaattttactcCATTCAGATTATGTAATCAGAAGTTAGTTTTGGtattttcagattatataatccaaatgaCAACCAGAGTCCagcaaacaacaaaaaatgtatgtatatatacgtaaaaaaaaatgagcaaaATATATCTATGTAGATTTAGAAAATATTCATAAAGTACAAGATTTAACCAACTGAAACATCTATAGttatatcaaaaaataattgtatgtATAATTAGTGTTTAGTTCCTTAATGATATACATTTGAACTAATCTTAGGCAAGGTCTATGTTACCCCAAGCATCACTTTCAagactattattattttcaacttgTACTATCTACACCCTTCCCATCATCTACTACATTCTTATTATCTTTATCCTTTTTTAGGTATTCTAACTATCACCACATCATTGTCTCCGACTATCACATTACCTGCAACACGATTGTGTTTATTATAAATAATCATCTTATGGATATATCTAGACTCATAGGGCCCTGTACCATCTCTAAGGTGGTGATCCCATAGTTGAGATGTGGTGGAAATTGGACACCTATTCTTCAGATATACCTATAATATAAGTTTTGATGGTTACACATAAACAACGATAACattaaatataaactaaaaacaaaaagaaaaaagtatatcatcataaaatagttgtcATTCACATATCCAAGACTCATGGATCGGTCTCTTTGTGATGGTACCCCgtgtaaaggaaaaaaaaattatgagcgCCCTATTTTGGTAGACAATAGAACTACCATATACTTATATTTCTGTGCAATAGTTGTCattcatttttgttgataattCTTGATTTTCTTACACACTGATTTTGTCATGGTGATTTTTGGCAGCTGATGCAGAGGAGTTTGGGGTGGCATTTTGATTGTTTATTCTTATTCATGTATCATgtagttttattttgattctaaTAGTAAAAGTCAGCTTCTGTTTTTGTgtcatctttttctttctattatttaACAAGCGCATGTGATGCAAATGCAAGAACTGTAGGGCTCCATACCAAAAATGGACCTGTTACCAATTGTTTAAGATAAATGATTGAATATATTGCAAAGAACCTAACAAAATATGTTGAAGCTcctctaaaatatatatattgaagcTGGTAGGTTATTTGATATCTATACTGTGGTATAATCTTTCTCCTAAAATCCGGTAAAAATAATCGAAGCTTTAAATTTGACTATTTTCATGCGTGGAAATAGATATGAGAAGGGTATTAAATTGTGTTTATGATAATGATTTAAGGCTAAGTTTATATGTGGCTTCTTAGTGATTTACTAAGTTTGTAAGCTTTCACCTCTCATGGTTCAAATTTCTTCATGAATATGTAATGGAAATGAATTCTCTCCATTGAAAATACCCTTAAGTTTTTTCATGTGGATGATGTGTTTGATGGCGAGgattgaaaatggagaaaaatcaaatgacaagCACAAAGGATAGTAGTACTCCTTATTTTGTAGTTACTTATCTTTCATAATAGTATAAAATTCCTTTATTACCAAATTCACGTGTCTTTTTGTTTTCGACATCTAAGTTCAATCACCAATTCATTATTGATAATCGGTGAAGATGCAATTGTAATTTTCAATGTGGTCTATAGGGAAGTATTTCGTAACttataataattaatgtttAATGGTAATACAAGGTCTATTCTCATTTTTGTCAATTTCGGTTGGTTAGGTtcgcttcttaaaaaaatggtaatacaattttttaccATGACTTATTTaacatcaataaaaatatatatgtctctATTATAGTCGATAGGACCCGTGCGTCGCACGGGTCGAATGTTTAGTTTaccttaaaaatatgaatttttaggTATTAGACTactgaccaaaataaaataaaataaattatcatttactcttttttttataagaaaaataccGGTTACTCtaataatttcaaattcattttttttattgaaactaTGTCctcatcttaaaaaaattgagaaatgaataaaaggaaaaacttCGAACAATATGATATTAAATAGAGTTGAATTTGGTATTGTAATGGTATGGACCAGAAAAGGCCAAACCTAGTTATCTCATGAAATATTGTCTAGCAAGAAAGTTCAAGAATGGCCCCATATCAAGGTCTAAATATAAACTTGTATGAGGTTTTGACCATAGTAGCATAAAGGATGATAAATTGTGGAAATCTACCCCCTAACATCATCCTTGAAAACTCAGAATTCTAGAAGCACTGACAGATAGGCACAACATTGTTGGTAGCATCGAGGGACACATTCAAATTAGACAAGTTCCACCTCCCATTTTGGATTCAGTTGCATAACAAACTGAATATATCCGAAGCAAACTAATGAGTAAAAAGAGCGTATAACTTTGAAGAGACATTATAAATAGAGGATCTTCTCCTCATGTATGATCATGatattttttactcattttCTACGAGGGCCGTCCCTATATATTTGGAGGTTCGGCTCTCGATCAAAAATAGAcctctaataaaataaaaatgtaattctttttttaaaaaagcaatatctttttaaattgaaaataagatctgtaaaaataaaaatacaactgCAAGCTAATATCTTTACCAATCTtgtacttgtaaaaaaaaatctttatcaATCTTTTAGGTTGTTAATTTTTCTAGTTAATTTGCacacatgtaaaaataaaaggtttataatgttttatttgagagaataattatattgtttgttctttaaaaaaaattatgatgattGTTGTTAGAGAATTAAAGCTTTGCTATTTTATACGATAAGTATGGACGAAAAATTACAAGTAAtg from Medicago truncatula cultivar Jemalong A17 chromosome 8, MtrunA17r5.0-ANR, whole genome shotgun sequence includes the following:
- the LOC11440896 gene encoding uncharacterized protein; the encoded protein is MANNHQPSLRPWSRFASLRSVTEAKGRTPEPSSAQNVADPSLETSQSQQKNTSFILNNSNSNAAKSQPTTTEHIHIPNSKIENSNVNGNDSLQKVPNKNCSSDSEEYSGIRKITIGGENKGACMKIIQTRKKPNQLHKMENLKIKGYDDQSKKVRTISSPPMVGVYMNSNVQCVNNSLLLHASCTHHDPGVQLTLSKKPFGKGYIKW